Genomic segment of Methanolobus mangrovi:
ACCTATTATCAGGCTTCCTGTGATCAGGAATCGATGATCATCACCAATTATTCTACGTGCCATGTGGGGGCATATCAGTCCGACAAAGCCGATGACTCCAAGGAATGAAACAATAATGGCGGTTACAAGGGATGCGCACATCATTCCCCTGAGCCTGACCTGCTCTACGTCAACACCCAGACCCCTTGCAGTCTCATCCCCGGCATCAATGGCATTGTATTTCCATCGGTTCAATGTGAAATAGATTATCGAGGCTATTACTATCGCAGTAATAAGCGCCAGTTCTTCCCAGCTTGCCCTTGAGACGTCACCGAATGTCCAGAAGACCATGGATGCGAGCTGTACGTCATCGGCAAAATACTGAAGGAACATGGTCCCTGCCGTAAACAGTGAACCCATGGCAACTCCCACAAGTATCATCACTTCAGGCGTGTTTCTCCTGATCCTGGAGAATGCCAGGATGATGACTGTAACAAGGAGCGCGAACACAAACGCAACAGCAGTTGTGGTGTACGGATTGCTGATGGTCACCGCATCACCGACCTGGCTATGTGTGGCACCTGTTCCAAGTACCATCACTGAAAAAGCCGCACCAAAAGCTGCAGCATTGGATATTCCCAGTGTGAATGGTGATCCAAGAGGATTTCTCAGTATGGACTGCATGACAACTCCTGCTATGGACAGGCCTGCACCGGCAACGATGGCTGTGAGCACATGAGGCAGGCGAATATTCCATATGATGTTATCCCATCTCACTGAAACACTGTTTCCTGTGAGTGTTTGCACAACCTCCAATGGTGGGATGTCTACGGGTCCGACTGAGATGGATATTATCGTCATCACAAAAAGAAGCATGATCCCTGACAGGAGGTATGTGTACTTCCTGCAGGTGTGCTCTTTGTAGCGACGGGCAATTTCACCGTCTGTTCCGGTCATTCCTTTCACCGTTTACTGTTTTCTTATAATTTACTTCAGACTTCCAGTTTTGTGAATGCCGGAGTTCCAAAGGCGTTAATCATTTGATCACACACTTCTCTGCCAAGTTTTTCATCTCCCTGGCATACGAGGAATGTGTATATCTTTACGGTCTTATCTTCAAGATCAACATCCTCAAACCTGTCAGGATAAAGTAATTTTCCCGCAAAGTAGGAATCTGCAAGTATTGAACCGAAGTTCTGGGTGTACCAATTGTAAGGGAGTACTCCGTAGATATTTCCGGACTTTACTGCTTGTAGCTGACTGTATGATTCATCATTCTGTAATTGGTAAACTGCGCTGTTCTCATCTTCTGATTGCAGTGTTGAAAGGTCTACAAATATGATCTCAGGGTCCCACTCTATGAGCTTCTCTTTAGCAACTTCTGCTGTGCTGAGCTCCATGTCGGCATAGGCAACGTTCAGTGCATTGGTGAAAAGGAATGGCGGGTAGGTTGGTTCGGTAGACTGAAGTCCGTGTGGTCCTGCACGTGCGATACCACCTACATAACATGTGGTCTTCTCATCTGCTAGTACGCCTGCAGTACGTTCATTGAGGTCTGCAATGGTCTCATCAAAGAAAGCTATGACTTCTTCAGCACGTTCTTCCTTACTCATTACCTCACCCATTATCCTGAGGCTCTG
This window contains:
- a CDS encoding iron ABC transporter substrate-binding protein translates to MKIMKTNILSFLLILMIISTFASGCVDSSATSQSIQKQEETATITVTDALGRNVEIPESPEHVICSGSGALRLLTYLEEQDKIIAVDSIETRDSVYDARPYALANPQFSTDYTVFGEFRGNDDPEKILALDPQPDVIIKTYSTSGYDAAELQEKTGIPVIALNYGDMVNNRESMYQSLRIMGEVMSKEERAEEVIAFFDETIADLNERTAGVLADEKTTCYVGGIARAGPHGLQSTEPTYPPFLFTNALNVAYADMELSTAEVAKEKLIEWDPEIIFVDLSTLQSEDENSAVYQLQNDESYSQLQAVKSGNIYGVLPYNWYTQNFGSILADSYFAGKLLYPDRFEDVDLEDKTVKIYTFLVCQGDEKLGREVCDQMINAFGTPAFTKLEV
- a CDS encoding FecCD family ABC transporter permease; translation: MTGTDGEIARRYKEHTCRKYTYLLSGIMLLFVMTIISISVGPVDIPPLEVVQTLTGNSVSVRWDNIIWNIRLPHVLTAIVAGAGLSIAGVVMQSILRNPLGSPFTLGISNAAAFGAAFSVMVLGTGATHSQVGDAVTISNPYTTTAVAFVFALLVTVIILAFSRIRRNTPEVMILVGVAMGSLFTAGTMFLQYFADDVQLASMVFWTFGDVSRASWEELALITAIVIASIIYFTLNRWKYNAIDAGDETARGLGVDVEQVRLRGMMCASLVTAIIVSFLGVIGFVGLICPHMARRIIGDDHRFLITGSLIIGALLLLCADTAARVMMEPYQLPVAVLTSFLGAPTFIYLILRGRRI